ATAATATAAAAGGAGGGGAGTCCGGCTTAAAGGAGGAGAGATCTTTGTAAcataaaaacatattttatgagaGGAAGATATAGGATGCAGGGTTATTATCTCACGATATACATAAACTTGAATAAATCTCTCATGTTCTTAAGTAGCATACACATATATTACCGCGCATACACCCAGAAGTTAGATCACGCACCAGTCATCCAATACACCCCGAATTATTATCAGGAATTAACCCAAACAGAGTGattctataaaaaataattatctaaaaTTAACTAGATACTAAAAAAAACCAACCTTCGTTAATTCATTTATCTACAAAATCACTTCACCCATAAAACTTATTTAAAGAATCACTGTCACCATAAAATTTAACCAAAAGAATTTTGGATCAGCGCTAGTGAAATCTTTTTCACAGCAGCTGTTCCGTACAAAAGGCACGTACGTGTCGCGACAAGCTGCCTCCTTCCTGCACGCGCGCCACGTGTCGTGGTCCAAACCTCCGTGCTCCAGATCGTTGTCAAACGTGTCAAGCCCACAGCCGTATAAGAGTTCAGGGGTTCTTTCCATGCTTGCCACTTTGAGCATTCGGTCTTCTTTAGCTTCCCTCGTGTACGCCCAAGAACGGTAGAGCACGACAATGCCGGTCAGCCTCGCGACGGCGTCGATGCTGCCTTCGTGCCGCGCCGCTGCGGCGTCGGCGCGCTGTTTGCGTTCTTGCCTTCATCGGCCGTTGCCGATCTCCGCTCAGCGCGTCGGCGTGCGCTGCAACGCCGCCACGCCGCCGCCTGAGGTCCCAGGCGCGACGCCAGCCGAGGTCCCAGGTACGAACCGACCCCCGGAGGAGCTGCCGAGCATCGACACGCCGCCGGAGTTCGACGCGCCACCAGGCGTGGACGTGCCGACGCCGGTGCCTGGGCCCGGCCCGGAGCTGCCGGGCCCGCCGATAccgtcgccgccgacgccggagGTCCCGACCGTGCCTCCCAACCCCGACGTCCAGCCGCCGCAGCCGCTGGAGGTCCCAACCGTGCCGCCCAACCCCGACGTCCCGCCGCCTCAGCCGCCGGAGGTGAATCCGCCGCTGGCGCCTCCCGAGGTCGTGCCGCCTGGCGCCGCGCCGGTGCCGCCTCCCTTCGTGTAGCTGCACCGCCCTCGGCGCGGCGAGGCTGACGGGTATGCAGGCACGGTGATCTTTGTTCCAGATCTTGTACGCATCGATCTCCGTTCTGTTCCGCCCGCGGTGCTGTACACGGCTACAGTCGTTCTTGTTGACTGCAGTACAACATTACTTAAACCAAGCAACGATGGTTCGTAGAGAAGTTGGATTTCTTCGCTAGTATCCGGTGAATGGGCGAGCACTCGTGACTCGTGTCATTGCTTCACCCGCCGGTCGTTGCTTTCGGCTTTGGGCGCTCTGTACGTGGCGAGCCCCAGGGCCGGGGGGACCTCCTCGCTGCAAGCGAACGCGGGACGCGCGGCCGCTCGGCGCTTGCCCCTGGCGTGCGACGGAAGATCGGGTCTCATATAAACATCTATCTTTATGTAACACgtgtcatttattttttttatacgtGTTTAATTAGATAGTTAAATTCAGAATGAACGATATAGATCAGGTCTCACCATGAGACCTTTCTGTAGagtttattatatatttttcttcctCGTGCGACCTGCTCGCTGCACGCCGCGTGCCTTCCGCGCTCGCTCGCGTTTGGCCTTACGAGCCGCCGCGCACGTGCCTGCGTTCCATGCGTACGCGCCGTGCTGGGCATCGCGCCACGCCTCCACCCTTCCCATCTCTCCCAACGATAGATAAATTACCGATGCCATGGTGCACGCAGCAGGCTCGGTAGCTCGTGAGATCTCCTGCAcctgcacgcacgcacgctcGCTCGGTAGCAGCTCCGCTCCACCACAGTCCGCAGTCCGTGCCGTGCATTGGGACGGACTGCATAGTAGATAGACCGAGCGGCAAATCGGCTGGCCGTCTCAAGATGGGCCGGAACCACTTCAAAATTCCTGCCGGCCTACTACCCGTGGCGTGCCGAGGTCATATATGGGCCTGGCCCTTTTGCAGTGTGTTGCCGTGGACTCTACGCAGAGCGGGGCCGGTCCAGGAGGACAAATTTGACGAAAGAGACTGCTGGTCCCGATGCTGACCAAGTGGGCCTGATGGGCCGGTCCGGTATTGATATGCCCAGGCATGGTTCAGTTAAGGTACGGCCCGTCAGCCCATCGACATAACTGGGTCATCTTTGCTAGCCCGTGTACCGGAGGCTCGGCCCAGCATGGCTCATGAGGTTCGTGACGGGCACCGCTAAGGCACGGTGAGCTTGGCACGGCCCGTTTTCtggaaaatagaaaaattcaaaaattatagctcaaaatttttaaaaagatcaagaaaaattatgaaaaatagaTAGAAATGAACTTTATTGATCGAGAAAAAGATTATAATCTATGCTTAAAACATGTAATATATTTTCTCAAGTGTCATGTTTCACTTATAGATCttgcatatttttcattactgcatatattacacttagcaattTTATCTCTTCCTCGTATATTTCTGTATAgatctttttaaaattttaccaTATTGATGATCATGCCTGCAAGTACTCGACGTCTTATCCATTAtagcaaaaaagagatagaaaaatagataattaAACGGTTCAAAAATTGTCAAAAACGGTAGGCACAGCCAGGCCAGGTCTAATCGTGTCGTGCCGAGTTAACCGCTATAAATAGATCTTATTGTGATAGACCGTGCCTAATTTTGCCAATCTGTGCCGAGGCCACGGTTCAAACACGACCCGATTTATCATGCCGTGCCATCCTCATGCCCGACCGAAATAGCTATCCTCATGTCCGTCCATTTGACCCTGCCCACTTAGCCAGTTTTAACCAGTGCAGTGACTCGATGTAGGGTTACAGCTTGGCCGTCCCGCCGACTCCGTGGCAACGGCGGCGTAGTCGGATGGCACTTGGCAGGGCGTGGCAGCCGGCGCACGTACCGTCCCGCACTTGTCTCCTCTTCTGTTGCGGCCGCCGCGATCGGCACGGGGTGACCGCGCGGCGGCGATCTCATAGTGATCTGTAGCTCAGtctcccttttttttaaaaaaaaaaaatagctgtAGCTCACTACTCGTATGCTCCATCGGCCCGTCATCGTGTGAAAACAAGCAAGATCGCACACAACTCGTTTGGGTTTGGCACTTTGGCCGATCGTACATCAAACGCATTGATGAAGGAGCGGGGGGCGTCGCGTCTCTGCGCGCCGCACAGGCTGCGCTCCTCCTTGATGGCCGATGCAGGCGATCGTAGGCGCAGGACCACCGCGGCAGCACGCGCGAGGACACGCACGCCATTGGCAGCGGAAAGGAATCGCGAGAGACGACGCAGACGCACGCAGACGCATGCTCACTGGCACTGGCTACCTGCAAACCAAACACAGGCGCGAACTCGATCGAGCTGCAATCTGACGTTCTTTTCAGGCGATCCCTTGATTTGAGCTCTTGCTTGTGAAGCCCAACTTGGCTACTGCACAGGGGTATCAAGATCAAGCGCTTTCTAGGTTTTGGTACATGTTTCTTGCTCATTTGGATTTTTATTTGACCTTCTGCATTCCATTTGAGCTTTATTTTCATTAACTAGCTTAGTTTTGTCTTCGTCTATACAGTGCGTATGCCTTCATCTGCAAGTGAAAGTAGACAGCACATATCCATCCTAGTCTCTAGCCAGTGGCGGAGCCACCGTCCATCCCCCACCGTCCGGTGACCCTAGGCAGCTGTCCGGGCTCAACCGATGTACTTCCTCCCACTAACAAGCACCGTTATACGAAGGATAGAAGCTATTTTTTCTTGGCCAAACGCTGGACGTTGTTGGCCAAAATCGGCTGGCTCTGCAACTGTCTCTAGCACTGTTCCCAGAGATGCGCACATGGGAAAAAAACCTTTAGACGTACGCACCTGGGCCTGTACAAAAACTACAAGTACAGTAAAGAAACGTAGAGCTTTTGCATCTGTCAAAACAAAGAATCCTGTCGTGAACAGTAGTGCCATTTTGCGCCGATCCAACCAAACCTGTATCTCTTGTGTTGCATCCTTTGGTCCTGTCAAAGTACAGAGGAAACAGTGATTGACAAACTTGGCTCATTAGTTCCGTTTTGCAtacccctctcctcctccaaaCCAAGGACAATGCAAGCAGGCCCAGCTCATCTGGGTGAGACACGAGTACACTGCCTCGCTGTGTTTTTTAGGGCTTTGGATGTGAGAGGTGAGGGAGCACAAGTACGCATGCATACATGCCTCAGAGGACCACCTAAGCTCTACTAAGCATCTCTAGGCCTGCACCTGCTAAGAGATCTAGATCAGTGCAGCGCTGCGTCTGCATGCATGGTGCTTGCTTTAACTgagtttatttatatatatatatatatcttttgttttttgaatcAAGTGATATATATCTTTTGTGAAAATGTGCTACTCCTAGTCCAGTATAGTACTGACCATGGCCACTAGTACTTGGACCACATGCAGGCATGCGTGCAGTATTAAATTTACTTAGTGTACTAGATTCAAAGTGCATATGATACGTCTAATCAAGCAGAACGCCTGTCTATTCATCTATATCCTTGACATCATCTCCACACTCTTCTGTCCCTCCCTGTGTCTCAGGCTCAGCCGCTGAGTGAAACAGAAAAATGAGGCGTGAAATTAGCCACTGATTATAATACGTAGAGGTTAGATATAAGTAACCGATCAAGTTGTGATAGATCATTTATGATTTAATATTATTAGTGATAGATTAAAttatgatctatcactaataactaatttatcaATAATAGATTATCTTAGAGAGTTATTAATAATAAATCAAGTTTAATGCAACAGAGAAGAGGAATGAATTTTAATTACTTAATCATTAGATATATTAGTCAATCATTTTGatgaaatattatatgtattaatcaatcaacttatcaattttttatgtagttataagataaaataatttatttttcataatttatatCAAGTATAATCTATGTactaataattaaaaataataactggTTGTATTTATTTGTAAACCATAAAATATATAGTAACAAAAATAATGTAAATTTAACAATTTGCTTATATAGTAGATATGTACATATctgctcaaatttgatgtaaaGGGTGACGACTATGGACACAAGCATACGTTTCAAAAATGGTACAGAAACTTCCAGTGAGCGAGGACTCAATCTTCTAAGTTGTTTTTTGCCTCGAAAAATTCGCCGAACAAAACcaggagaaacggatgtaactttttctatagaggtgcatagagtaaaaaaaaatgttaaattcGGAgttcgtatgtaaaagttatgtctATTTTATCAAGAGCGCTTTTGGTCCCTTATTTGAAAACATTAGTTATATTGTTTATTTCAATTTTGCAGCTACTTTTGGTCAAAATAAACAACTCAATTGAACTTTAATCACACTCTCTAATTCCAAAACTTTAACTCGAACCATTAAAAGTGTTTTCATTTCCTTTCCGATTAAGCTCTGGAGCAACCTATAATTCAAATTGGTAAGATAGAcataggtgacggatcataactgtgACTCACCTATAACTTTCGGCAACGAAGCTTAAAAGGATAAATATCCACTTTATATCACAACAACCTGATAGTTAAGTTGATGAGGGTTCACGCACGAGGGAGGTGACAGGTTTGATTACCACAGAATGCAAGTATtgaaaatactttaaaaaaggACGTATTTTTTGGGGCATATGCGATGGGCATGTGCTGGCTCGAgtgagataaaaaaatttgaggttttttttttgtttttaaacacatgattttttttatcaaatcagTAACGGGTTATAACCGTGACCCATcattaacccatcacttatgtccttTACAAATGACATGTTAAATTTTGACTCGTCACCAGTGATCTCATTGGTGACGAGTATTTATTCGTTACTTATAATCGATCATCACTGACGCATTCGGAGTGGCGAAGACGAAACCTATCATCATTGAAGATTATGATGTATCACTtttgagcatttttttttttttactaataacAAACATAGCAGCCACAGAGATGGATACAACAAAATCTCATGATACTGGTACATGATACTCATTCACTACTCGGTTATGCAAAGTTGGGGCCAATAACGGTCAAGCAAAGTTTTAGCATATGTTTCCATATGCTTAATTATTTGAGTTTTGCTTTGAGCCTGCTGCTACCAACTAGGAAGAATCTAACTCTATGCAATTTAGCGTGCGTTTAGTACGTTGGAGGAGCGTTCGGGTttggtttgtttggatgggGTGAACATGGTGGACAGGATGATCGCATATTCGTTGAGATGTTGGATGGCTCCGTCCGGGTGAAATCGGTCGGACCGGGCCATCCCAGTTCGTCTCGTCGGTGATCGTGCGTGCTCTTCCCGTGATGTATGcgttaataattttttatttaactctcgattttatttgaAGTACAAGATAAGTTTTTATGtgtaaactagagctcactattAATTCATTTTAATTGATCTGATCCAAAAAcatgagctaatatttaattaaaattttctaaagaAGCCTACTTTTATAGCTAGTAGCAATTTTACTACCCAATAAATTCctaaaagtttgaaaaaattcactaatatttttctcatatgatgtactaatttaaaaaataagttcatttgtaatgatctatttatatacatttagATAATTTCATTTGAtaatctatttttaattcaatttagatttaaacaaattcaaacatacataaattcatcaaaatgcTTATGAAATACATATAAGTATGAATGGATCATCCCATCTACTCTAATCCCattaaccaaacaaaaaactaTACATTATATCTACTCTAATCCCACCAAACAAACAGAAAACTAGCTAATACTATCCATACTAATTaaacagaaaattagatcatctcATTAAAAAAATGGATGATCATATCTCATCCAACTTCgccctcaaaccaaacacacacTTAGTACCTACTTACTGTTGTCCTACTACAGTTAAATCTGCCATCCCAAATTTTAAGCAGATTTAAAATTGCCAAGCATCGACAACTTAGTGTTTCTCAGTGTCTCTCTTCACTTATCTACAGATTGACTGTACATTGAAATTCATCTTTTGTCTATGCTGCAGCGAACTATCTTGGCAAATCTACAATTCTCTGCATTTATACATGAAAGACATGCATCCAGGCTGcctgattctctcttttgatgAACATTGAGTCGAAGCTTAATGGTCAAGAGCATATGGACGAAAGCGACATGTTACATTTTCATGCCGAACTCTTCTTTGCAAGCTTGTTATGACAGTTtcagcaacaagactgagtacgaaAGATACTCAACAAATCCTTTACTACTTCAAAgaggttgatagatgcataatggatatttcaaagATAAGATTTTATGGCATAGTTCTGAATTATTATGTGCACGAAGTAGTCCTGCTCGATCCCACCTCCAATTCAATCAGTAGTAAGGTTTTTCGTTGTTACCACATGACAATGCATCTGACGTGCGCCTTTTACATTGGCATGCAGCTGGTTTCCAAGCCGCGGATTGTGGTTGTGGCCTTCGATGGTACCTGCTAGCCTGCTAGTCATAAACGAAACAAAGAGATCAGGCAACTGCAGCAGCCACTAGCCCATGACCAAGGTACATCTACATCCTGAGTCCTAACTCATGTGCCATCAGCTTAAACATCAGTTTCCATAACCTACTCGCAAAATCCTTTTGTGATATATGATTGCAATCCTAATTATACAAATTGGAGAAAAAGATAAACCATGAAAGGTTCAGCAAGAAGTACATCTTTTCTGATGATGGTAAAGAGCTGCAAGGGTTGCAGCATGGTAGCATGTTCTCTTGGAAGGGAAAAAATTCATCTAGCCCTTGCGAATATTTGTATTGAAATTTATACTGAagatataaatgaatttttttataaaatagataaaataacTAACGAATATATATCAGGTGAAAATAATAAACGGACGAATATATAACCCGTATATCCATACCCATTGTGAAATTGCCTTTCCCATTTTCTCTCCTCCATCCTCTCCATAGAAAAGACAAGATCTTGCAAAAGGCCCTGAGCCATATCACCAAACTAATATGGCAAGCACCCACATTGGATGGCATAAACAAGGCGCACAGGCACATCGTGGCTCTGTGCAAAAAAGAGGTTTCCGTTTTGAACTTGCTCCCTTTCGCTAACGGGATCGACAAAACCAGGTCGTATCACTGTGCCAAGATTTTTGCTTCTCCTCTCGTCCCGCATCCATCTCCTACAGGATCGGCATCGGCTGTTACAGGGGTGCTCCAAGAATCTGACCGGAACGAGCCGGCGGCAAACTTGCGGACGAAAAGAGCATTCCGTAATACTGTTTATAGAGTTTGAATGTAGATTCAAATAGAATAACaattgaagataaaaaatagaaaatattataataatatctgTTGAAATATCCTAAACAAAGATACAGTCAGGAACTTGGGCTTGACTAGTGGGTAATGACTTGTCTCTCTCGCTGGACACACGCATGCGTGCACGCCTCATGCAAAAGGCAGTAGCAGCTGGCTCCTTTTCCTCTGCGCAGCTCTGCCGCGCTTGCAGTAGAAAGGTGTATTGTCTTTAAATTAgagtatatttttaaaatttatatagattTTATCACTCTCAATTCTATCTATTTTACATTGATAGAGATGTTAAGATGAAGCTTGTTTTATACTTAGAGCTATCTCTTaacatataatttttcaaattgtATTCACATctataaaattagatatatcAGCTAGCTTTTATAGTTTTATCTTTATATACACTTACTTTTCTACTATCTGCATTTATAAAATAAGAGATAACAAGTAGCTCAATCATTAGAGCACCTTTTAGAGGATTCGGTGGCTGTCCTAGGCTCCTAGCTGCCATAGCTTTGCCACTAGCCAAGTATTGTCACATCCTAAGCCACAGGAGGAAGATGAACAGAAGAAATATCCCCTGGTTGGTGATTACAGTAACTGTAGTGATTACAGTAAGCCACGGAAGGAAGAGTTTTTTTACCAGAGTAAAATCGTAGTTGAGCAACTGGTAGGTGATTTTGCAATTACTATCTACTTAGGGCCTATTTGTTTATATCTGAATTGTGGATTTTAAATTATGCAGTGTGGATTCtataaataaatagttaaaatttaGAAGTAGATTCTGCAAATATATACTGAATTATGGTACAATTCATAATCTACTCAAAATAAACTTCTATAGTTCATAATCAACAATCCAGAACCTAAAATCTAGTTGTGAAACAAAGCCTTATAATTTGGAATTATGTGCTAGTTATACCTTAGACAagggttttttattttatttaatagAGGTCATCGGTAAATATAATTTATCGTATTTACCAaattaatttcaaataaatttaaataaaatatcaataaaTATAGTAAATTATTTTCATTGTCACCTATTTTCGGCCAATTTTCCCCTTGATCTTAGGTTATTCCAGACTATTAGAGTGTCTTTGGTCATGGTTCAAAGAAGAGTGTCTTTGATAATAGAAAAGGAAGGTTTGAAATCGACATAAATCCCCGCTTGGAACTCGAGGACTCGCATCTATATGACTTTATGCGAGACTAGCACAAAACTTCCAAGCAATCCTCATGTACGATATGGTGGTATCATGGTATTTCTTCTGCAAAGCAAACTGTTTAACTTGCATGAAAATGGTATAAGCACTTGCAAAATTCTAGCACACCATTGCATGAAACTTTACAGGTTTCAATGGAATAACCATCGTGACACTGTAACACACACTCTCTCCACTGAGGGTGCGTTTGGCGTTTCTCCATCAACTCTGTCTTTGAGCCGACCAAACGATCCCCGTGAAACGTATTGCAAATAGAATAGTAAAGTAACATAgagaatatattataaaattaagAACTCATCATCTCATTAATTCATgttcaatatttatatatagTATAGGGACATGTTGATGTTTATTAGAAAGATATCTTTTTTCAAAGGGGACATCCTTTTGGCTAATAGGCATGATAACTGCTTAGCGGTTGCCATTTGGTCTTGATCATCTGTGTTGTAACACTCATCCTTTATCAATATCGTAATTTGTTATTGAACGTGTTGAGTACTTATGGggaaatataaaaagaaaataataatatattgatatgctattaaaactcttttaaaacctaattaaaaaatataagaagaaaaCATATATTGGTTATGGTTTTATTGAAACTCATATTAGAAATctaaataggaaaaactcattaatgagcttagagaacaataacTATGATCTACGGATCGtattaaaatatttgaaaaccACTTGGGAAAATTAGAGGATTAAGATAGATATTAActtattaaaaatcttatatgataaaccgtataggaaaaacttataaagaaaaagagtacaatataatATGATTAGGTTATTATTTAGACATCAACTCCTTCTgaacaaaacaaattttgaaaTCGTCGCATACTAATTCTatgcatatatttttggaatgtagcAGTTGATAAGGACTTAGTAAATAAATCAgaagattatcacatgatttagtttgcaagatttctatctttctattattttgtaattcatgaggataTAATATTTTAGGggtaatatgtttggttatatttacattttgagcaatgcatgtataattatcttcatagataatggttggTGATTTCATAGAACCAATACTACATAATTATTGTATGTGGTTTACTATTCTGCGAAGCCACACTCATTCacatgatgcttcatataatgcaattattttagAATTATTAGTGAATGTAGCCACTAGAATCTATTTAGAAGATTTCTATGAAATGACCGTTCCACCGTGTAAGAAACACAAAGCCTATCTGTGATATAGTATTATGTGGATCTGATAAGTAGCTAGCGTCAGTATAAACAATCATATTTATATCTTGTTTTCTTTAAAGAAAAGACCAAGATCTATAGTGTCTTGGAGATATAgaaagatattcttgactcATGTCCAATGATGTTTAGTTGGAGAAGCGCTACGTTTAGTTGGAGCATATATGTGACCATCATGTATATGCATCAATTAGAACCATGAAGTAACTGAACGGTCCAATTA
The nucleotide sequence above comes from Phragmites australis chromosome 4, lpPhrAust1.1, whole genome shotgun sequence. Encoded proteins:
- the LOC133914080 gene encoding vegetative cell wall protein gp1-like translates to MPVSLATASMLPSCRAAAASARCLRSCLHRPLPISAQRVGVRCNAATPPPEVPGATPAEVPGTNRPPEELPSIDTPPEFDAPPGVDVPTPVPGPGPELPGPPIPSPPTPEVPTVPPNPDVQPPQPLEVPTVPPNPDVPPPQPPEVNPPLAPPEVVPPGAAPVPPPFV